A window of Gemmatimonadales bacterium contains these coding sequences:
- a CDS encoding alginate export family protein produces the protein MLCQEAGANPVRPVGAIRIRAESMNWFGDAPGSQYSFLGATARFGLEQRTSRFEWRVEFAAPLLLGLPDDAVLPAPQGLLGHGANYYLANGRATQAIGLFPKQVYLRVKSADQRWQGRLGRFETAEGAETAPRSGALATVKRTRLAQRLIGPFGFTHIGRSFDGADLHYGRGHTQVTALAAVPTAGVFDMDGWGRVPQIVLGYAAVTTAGPLGADNGEVRIFGLYYRDGREVARTDNRPLAVRQGDLEPVSVGTIGGHYLQAVLTGIGRFDLTAWGALQFGQWGQQDHRAAAGTIELGWQPAMLETIRPWLRAGYFRSSGDRDAADATHQTFFQVLPTPRVYARFPFYNLMNLEDASVSLLLRPGTRTTLRADLRGLKLAEPADGWYIGGGAFDRDGFGYASRPSNGSRALATLLDLSADVQINRRWTVAGYASHALAGQVIRSIYPSRANGRYGYLELEYRW, from the coding sequence ATGCTTTGCCAAGAGGCCGGAGCCAACCCGGTTCGACCGGTCGGGGCCATCCGGATCCGAGCCGAGTCGATGAACTGGTTCGGCGACGCCCCAGGGAGTCAGTACAGCTTCCTTGGCGCCACGGCCCGGTTTGGACTGGAGCAGAGGACTTCCCGCTTCGAATGGCGGGTGGAGTTCGCCGCTCCGCTCCTGCTCGGTTTGCCCGACGACGCCGTTCTCCCGGCTCCGCAGGGACTGCTCGGTCACGGAGCGAACTACTACCTCGCCAACGGACGGGCTACCCAGGCCATCGGCCTGTTTCCCAAGCAGGTATACCTCCGGGTCAAGAGCGCGGATCAACGCTGGCAGGGACGTCTGGGCCGTTTCGAGACTGCGGAGGGCGCGGAGACCGCGCCGCGCAGCGGGGCGTTGGCGACGGTCAAGCGGACCCGACTCGCTCAGCGCCTCATAGGGCCGTTCGGGTTTACCCACATCGGTCGCAGCTTTGACGGAGCGGACTTGCACTACGGCCGCGGTCATACCCAGGTAACCGCGCTGGCGGCGGTGCCCACCGCGGGGGTCTTTGACATGGACGGCTGGGGCCGGGTACCCCAGATTGTGCTGGGATACGCGGCGGTGACCACCGCCGGTCCGCTGGGGGCCGACAACGGTGAAGTCAGGATCTTCGGACTCTATTACCGCGACGGTCGCGAGGTGGCGAGGACCGACAACCGTCCCCTGGCCGTGCGCCAGGGCGACCTCGAGCCGGTGTCAGTGGGCACCATTGGCGGGCACTACCTCCAAGCCGTGCTCACCGGAATCGGGCGCTTCGACCTGACTGCCTGGGGTGCGCTCCAGTTTGGACAATGGGGGCAGCAGGACCACCGCGCAGCGGCAGGTACGATTGAACTGGGGTGGCAGCCTGCCATGCTCGAGACGATCCGCCCCTGGCTTCGAGCGGGCTACTTCCGGAGCAGCGGCGACCGTGACGCCGCAGATGCCACTCACCAGACCTTTTTCCAGGTGCTGCCGACGCCCCGGGTGTACGCCCGCTTCCCGTTTTACAACCTGATGAACCTCGAGGATGCCTCGGTGAGTCTGCTGCTCCGACCGGGCACCCGCACCACGTTGCGGGCCGACCTGCGAGGACTCAAGCTGGCCGAGCCGGCCGACGGCTGGTATATCGGCGGTGGTGCCTTCGACCGGGACGGCTTCGGCTATGCATCCCGGCCGTCGAACGGCAGCCGCGCCCTCGCGACGTTGCTCGACCTGAGCGCCGATGTGCAGATCAACCGGCGCTGGACGGTGGCCGGATACGCAAGCCACGCACTAGCGGGACAGGTGATCAGAAGCATCTACCCCTCTCGGGCGAACGGCCGGTACGGCTATCTCGAGCTGGAGTACCGCTGGTGA
- a CDS encoding MOSC domain-containing protein, translating to MSGHVVAVHAKPVHAFSKDAQPWIDLVQDRGVAGDAHFGVTVKHRSRVARDPSQPNLRQVHLLQHELLHELERAGMPVAPGQLGENITTSNLDLLSLRDGTVLKIGGAAVVQVTGLRNPCAQIEAFRPGLLAAVLEKGADGSLIRKAGIMAIVLASGRVAPGDPIVVMHIPDHGRALEPV from the coding sequence ATGTCCGGTCACGTCGTTGCCGTGCATGCCAAGCCGGTCCACGCGTTCTCCAAAGACGCGCAGCCGTGGATCGACCTGGTTCAGGATCGCGGGGTTGCCGGCGATGCACATTTCGGGGTCACCGTGAAGCACCGGTCACGGGTCGCGAGAGACCCGAGCCAACCGAACCTTCGCCAGGTCCATCTGCTTCAGCATGAGCTGTTGCATGAGCTCGAGCGGGCTGGAATGCCAGTGGCACCGGGACAGCTCGGTGAGAACATCACGACCAGCAATCTTGACTTGCTCAGCTTGCGTGATGGTACCGTTCTGAAAATCGGCGGGGCCGCGGTCGTCCAGGTCACCGGGCTTCGAAATCCCTGCGCACAGATCGAGGCGTTCAGACCGGGCCTGCTTGCCGCGGTGCTGGAAAAGGGGGCAGACGGGAGTCTCATCAGAAAGGCCGGCATCATGGCCATCGTGCTCGCGTCAGGACGTGTGGCGCCCGGCGACCCGATTGTGGTGATGCACATCCCTGATCATGGACGGGCGCTCGAGCCGGTGTAG
- a CDS encoding SRPBCC domain-containing protein: MCKTIKQRVKFKAPPATVYELLADSRKHSAVTGRTATISRKIGGIFSAGDNDITGVNVDLVPGRRIVQAWRHRQFPEGIYSMAAVTLTPTPDGGTELVLTHRGVPKDLIPETERAWREQYWFGIKAYLDRAGRNPRISNR; this comes from the coding sequence ATGTGTAAGACCATCAAGCAGCGCGTGAAGTTCAAAGCCCCACCGGCCACGGTGTACGAACTCCTGGCAGACTCGCGCAAGCATTCGGCGGTGACGGGGCGGACAGCCACGATCAGTCGAAAGATTGGCGGGATCTTTTCGGCCGGCGACAACGACATCACCGGCGTCAATGTCGATCTCGTACCAGGGCGACGAATCGTGCAAGCCTGGCGTCACCGGCAGTTCCCCGAGGGCATCTATTCGATGGCAGCCGTAACCCTGACACCGACCCCCGATGGCGGGACCGAACTCGTGCTGACACACCGTGGCGTCCCCAAGGACCTGATCCCCGAGACGGAACGCGCCTGGCGCGAACAGTATTGGTTTGGCATCAAAGCGTATCTCGATCGTGCCGGACGCAATCCTCGTATCAGCAACAGGTAG
- a CDS encoding RagB/SusD family nutrient uptake outer membrane protein has protein sequence MRPTIPQLHRAPRRAPRCAAALLAGVLALGGCGDFDVLNTNAPTVQTLTETPTRAILARAATGIFAQTFNDIGTEIQFYALYGREGYNLLGNDPRETGEQIRGPADPTGRHSGIWIGLYSAIRTINTYLEALPKATGMSPAEVQASSGFAKTMKAWHLHRLAVRTGQLGIPLDVDRPITADPAPFVSFSTALQAAGALMDEAAAELTAAGATAFPFTMAPGYTGFTTPATFRQFNRALRAKMLVHQATFVACTACWAQAATALNASFITTAGLPGSLSTGVNYAYSTAAGEPTNPVSEPLSNDRLWAHPSLMSGAQLKTGGQPDDRLTRKITAAGRSKNLNDLIGTHKPTLYNAAGNPAAANLGAPIPWINNEELILLRAEIRWNTNDRQGAIDDLNLIRVNSGGLANTTLTAGSSNDAFITELLYNRLYSLMWSQGTRWIDARRYGRTQQLPQDRAGDTRYENMIIPEGECSARNLPSPCTPL, from the coding sequence ATGAGACCGACCATTCCGCAGCTTCACCGCGCGCCCCGGCGGGCTCCCCGCTGCGCAGCCGCGCTGCTGGCTGGCGTCCTGGCCCTGGGCGGGTGCGGGGACTTCGATGTCCTCAACACCAATGCCCCCACGGTGCAGACTCTGACCGAGACGCCGACTCGCGCCATCCTGGCGCGCGCCGCAACCGGCATTTTTGCTCAGACGTTCAACGACATCGGTACCGAGATTCAGTTTTACGCGCTCTATGGAAGGGAGGGCTACAACCTCCTCGGCAACGACCCCCGCGAAACCGGTGAGCAGATTCGCGGGCCGGCTGACCCGACAGGGCGGCACTCGGGAATCTGGATCGGCCTCTACTCCGCGATCCGGACCATCAACACCTACCTCGAGGCGCTTCCCAAGGCCACCGGAATGTCCCCAGCCGAAGTCCAGGCCTCGTCGGGCTTTGCCAAGACGATGAAGGCGTGGCACCTGCACCGCCTGGCCGTCCGAACGGGCCAGCTCGGCATCCCGCTCGACGTCGACCGCCCGATCACTGCCGACCCGGCGCCGTTCGTCAGCTTCTCGACCGCGCTCCAGGCAGCAGGCGCACTGATGGACGAGGCTGCGGCCGAACTGACGGCGGCCGGCGCGACGGCCTTTCCCTTCACCATGGCGCCCGGGTACACCGGCTTCACCACGCCAGCGACGTTCCGGCAGTTCAACCGGGCGCTCCGAGCCAAGATGCTGGTGCACCAGGCCACCTTCGTGGCCTGCACAGCCTGCTGGGCCCAGGCGGCGACCGCACTCAACGCCTCGTTCATCACCACCGCCGGCCTGCCGGGCTCGCTCTCGACTGGCGTCAACTATGCCTATTCCACCGCAGCGGGCGAGCCGACCAACCCGGTTTCCGAACCGCTCAGCAACGACCGGCTCTGGGCTCACCCGAGCCTGATGAGCGGCGCCCAGCTCAAGACCGGTGGGCAGCCCGACGACCGGCTGACCCGGAAGATTACGGCGGCCGGACGGTCCAAGAACCTCAACGACCTGATCGGAACTCACAAGCCGACGCTCTACAACGCGGCTGGCAACCCCGCAGCCGCGAACCTCGGCGCCCCGATTCCGTGGATCAACAATGAAGAGCTGATCCTGCTCCGCGCCGAGATTCGCTGGAACACCAACGACCGGCAGGGCGCAATCGACGACCTGAATCTGATCCGAGTCAACTCCGGCGGATTGGCGAACACCACGCTGACAGCCGGCTCGTCGAACGATGCGTTCATCACGGAGCTACTCTACAATCGGCTCTATTCGCTGATGTGGTCGCAAGGCACTCGCTGGATCGATGCGCGCCGGTACGGGCGGACCCAGCAACTGCCCCAGGACCGCGCCGGTGACACCCGGTATGAGAACATGATCATCCCGGAAGGCGAGTGCTCGGCGCGCAACCTGCCCTCGCCGTGCACGCCGCTCTGA
- a CDS encoding calcium/sodium antiporter, which yields MTPATLILFVVGAVLLIAGADLLVRGASRLATALGISPLVIGLTVVAFGTSAPELAVSVQASTAGEPDIALGNVLGSNLFNILFILGLSAAITPLVVAQQLVRLDIPLVIGASVLLLVMATDGSIGRIDGIILTGGIVGYCVFVLRTSAHQPQPAPSAPAAESAGQSTRIKQRLLNVGMIVVGLATLMLGSRWLVTSAVSMAEALGVSKLVIALTIVAAGTSLPEVATSVLASIRGERDLAVGNVVGSCLFNILAITGLSSIVASNGIPVAPAVLRFDLPVVIAASVACLPIFFTGYQIARWEGFLFLAYYAGYTLYLILDSASHDALPAYSAMMGLFVIPLTLVTLLVLSVRALKNKAPTPSQPT from the coding sequence GTGACCCCGGCCACCCTGATTCTTTTCGTCGTCGGGGCCGTGCTCCTCATTGCAGGAGCTGACCTCCTCGTCAGAGGTGCCTCGCGTCTGGCTACCGCACTCGGCATCTCACCGCTGGTTATCGGCCTCACGGTTGTCGCCTTCGGGACCAGTGCGCCCGAATTGGCTGTGAGCGTCCAGGCGAGCACGGCCGGTGAACCGGACATCGCGCTTGGCAACGTCCTGGGCAGCAACCTCTTCAACATCCTGTTCATCCTGGGGCTCAGCGCCGCAATCACGCCGCTCGTCGTTGCCCAGCAGCTGGTGCGACTCGATATACCGCTGGTGATCGGCGCTTCCGTTCTCCTGCTCGTCATGGCAACCGACGGCAGCATCGGCCGGATCGACGGAATCATTCTCACCGGCGGCATCGTCGGGTACTGCGTGTTCGTTCTTCGAACGAGCGCGCACCAACCCCAGCCGGCGCCCTCCGCGCCGGCGGCAGAGTCAGCCGGGCAATCGACCCGAATCAAGCAGCGCCTCCTCAACGTCGGGATGATCGTTGTCGGCCTGGCGACACTGATGCTGGGATCCCGCTGGCTCGTCACCAGCGCCGTCTCCATGGCCGAGGCACTGGGTGTCAGCAAGCTGGTGATTGCGCTCACCATCGTCGCAGCAGGGACGTCGCTGCCCGAGGTGGCGACCTCGGTCCTGGCAAGCATCAGAGGCGAGCGTGACCTTGCGGTCGGCAACGTGGTGGGCAGCTGCCTCTTCAACATCCTCGCGATCACGGGCCTCTCGAGCATTGTTGCGAGCAATGGGATACCGGTCGCGCCCGCAGTGCTCAGATTCGACCTGCCGGTCGTGATCGCGGCAAGCGTCGCCTGCCTGCCGATCTTCTTCACCGGCTACCAGATTGCGCGCTGGGAGGGGTTCCTGTTCCTGGCGTACTATGCCGGGTACACCCTCTACCTGATCCTCGATTCAGCGAGCCACGATGCACTGCCGGCGTACAGCGCGATGATGGGACTCTTCGTGATCCCGCTCACCCTGGTGACACTGCTGGTTCTCAGTGTTCGGGCTCTCAAGAACAAAGCCCCAACCCCATCGCAGCCGACCTGA
- a CDS encoding SusC/RagA family TonB-linked outer membrane protein, which produces MGTRMLWQAGLGLALLLAPTILTAQDRQISGRITRAGTETPIPDAEVSVVGAARYAGARTGQDGRYTLTAPAGEVRLQVRAIGFTRQEVLVASGQSTMDLGLQVDIFRLDEVVVTGQATTIERRSATTAIAYVSGEDIAKVSAPTMLNALTGKITGVNLQTNSGAPGGGIQMQIRGNATILGAFDPLYVVDGVIYSNASIPSGRGLVNNAATPTLEADAVNRIADLNPADIASIEVLKGAAASSIYGSKASNGVIVITTIRGQQGQTRVNVAQRFGVFSPLKLLESRRWTLDSAVARYGQAAAPFFANNPTPYFDQYGQVYSNRDLSYETVADVSGGTATTRYYISGSWKHDEGIELNTFADRQTLRVNVDQTITPKVDVRISSVYTRNENARGWNNNCNNYGCHGYAMSYIPSFVNFEQRNPDGTFPVPTVGVQSNPLQLVEMGVNAEETNRFTGGLTLGWNAVTSNRHALRFIAAGGIDAFSQANDVWSPNDLFFERTQALPGESVESGGRSQFYNWNLNGVHTFTARSWSANTSFGVQYEDRRLNTFQIRTQNLLPGERNVNQGTNITATEALTEERTLALYAQEEVRLMRDRLLLQAGVRAERSSVNGDVDKYYVFPKVAGSYRFTDLLGSGSEVKLRVAYGETGNQPIFGQKFTNLGTPQLGGSQGVTVGTAAGFADVEPERLKEIEGGIDGSALNGRLTWELTGFRRSTTNLLLQRTPAPSSGFATQIFNGGEIKNQGIEIGLGYTPIQSTRGSWVARGTFTRYTSEVVDMAGLPPFFPTASGFGNLGRTRIEVGKPITQIIGFDLDANGNRAAALSQLGNSAPDFRVGLVNDMSYRSFNLSVVLDWQQGGNVINLTRYLQDDGRTSADWGTPAWAARYLGYQRGAIVTYIEDASFVKLREVSLGVDVPSSVVNALNVGIDRMRVSLSGRNLWMSTKYSGLDPEVANFGAAAIRNNLDIGAYPPTRSIFLNIAMGF; this is translated from the coding sequence GTGGGCACACGTATGCTCTGGCAGGCGGGGCTCGGCTTGGCGCTGCTGTTGGCGCCAACGATCCTGACTGCCCAAGACCGGCAGATTTCCGGCCGGATCACGAGAGCGGGAACCGAGACGCCGATCCCCGATGCCGAGGTGTCGGTGGTCGGCGCGGCACGGTACGCAGGGGCGCGGACAGGACAGGACGGCCGTTACACCCTTACCGCGCCGGCAGGTGAGGTCAGGCTCCAGGTACGGGCAATCGGTTTCACGCGTCAGGAAGTGCTCGTGGCGAGTGGCCAGTCGACGATGGACCTCGGCCTGCAGGTCGACATCTTCCGTCTGGACGAGGTCGTGGTCACCGGTCAAGCCACAACGATCGAGCGACGGAGCGCAACGACCGCGATTGCGTACGTATCGGGAGAGGATATCGCCAAGGTTTCTGCGCCGACAATGTTGAACGCGCTGACCGGCAAGATCACGGGCGTCAACCTGCAGACGAACTCCGGCGCCCCCGGCGGCGGGATCCAGATGCAGATCCGCGGCAATGCCACGATTCTGGGCGCGTTCGACCCGCTCTACGTCGTTGACGGCGTCATCTATTCCAACGCGAGCATCCCGAGCGGACGCGGCTTAGTCAACAACGCGGCGACCCCGACGCTCGAAGCAGACGCGGTCAACCGGATTGCCGACCTCAACCCGGCGGACATCGCAAGCATCGAGGTGCTGAAGGGTGCCGCAGCTTCGTCGATCTACGGATCGAAGGCCTCGAACGGGGTCATCGTGATCACCACGATCCGCGGCCAGCAGGGCCAGACCCGCGTCAACGTGGCCCAACGATTCGGAGTCTTCAGCCCGCTCAAGCTCCTGGAGAGCCGTCGCTGGACCCTGGACTCCGCGGTGGCTCGCTATGGTCAGGCCGCAGCTCCGTTCTTTGCCAATAACCCAACCCCATACTTCGACCAGTACGGCCAGGTGTACAGCAATCGGGACCTGTCATACGAGACGGTGGCCGACGTGAGCGGCGGGACGGCAACAACCCGGTACTACATCTCGGGCAGCTGGAAACACGACGAGGGCATCGAGCTCAATACCTTCGCCGATCGGCAGACGCTCCGGGTCAACGTCGACCAGACCATCACGCCGAAGGTGGACGTCCGGATCTCGAGTGTATACACCCGCAACGAGAATGCCCGGGGCTGGAACAACAACTGCAACAACTACGGCTGCCACGGGTATGCGATGTCGTACATCCCGAGCTTCGTGAACTTCGAGCAGAGGAACCCCGACGGAACCTTCCCCGTTCCCACGGTTGGTGTGCAGTCCAACCCGCTGCAGCTGGTGGAGATGGGGGTCAATGCCGAAGAGACCAACCGGTTCACGGGCGGCCTGACCCTTGGCTGGAATGCGGTGACGAGCAACCGCCACGCCCTTCGTTTCATTGCCGCCGGCGGGATCGATGCCTTCAGCCAGGCCAACGACGTCTGGTCACCCAACGACCTCTTCTTTGAACGGACCCAGGCGCTGCCAGGTGAATCGGTCGAGAGCGGCGGCCGGAGCCAGTTCTACAACTGGAACCTCAACGGCGTCCACACCTTCACCGCCAGAAGCTGGTCGGCCAACACCTCCTTCGGGGTGCAGTATGAGGACCGCCGGCTCAACACCTTCCAGATTCGAACCCAGAACCTGCTGCCCGGTGAGCGGAACGTGAACCAGGGCACCAACATTACCGCCACGGAAGCGCTGACCGAAGAGCGGACCCTGGCACTCTATGCGCAGGAAGAGGTCCGCCTGATGCGGGACCGCCTGCTGCTTCAGGCCGGTGTGCGCGCTGAGCGCAGCAGCGTCAACGGTGATGTTGACAAGTATTATGTCTTCCCGAAAGTGGCGGGTTCGTACCGGTTTACCGACCTGCTCGGCAGCGGGAGCGAAGTCAAGCTCCGCGTTGCCTACGGCGAAACCGGCAACCAGCCGATCTTCGGTCAGAAGTTCACCAACCTCGGTACACCCCAGCTGGGCGGATCGCAGGGCGTCACCGTTGGTACCGCAGCTGGCTTCGCAGACGTGGAGCCGGAGCGGCTCAAGGAGATCGAGGGCGGCATCGATGGAAGTGCCTTGAATGGTCGGCTGACCTGGGAGCTCACGGGATTCCGCCGCAGCACCACGAACCTCCTGCTGCAGCGGACCCCGGCTCCGTCATCGGGTTTCGCCACTCAGATCTTCAATGGCGGCGAGATCAAGAACCAGGGCATCGAGATCGGGCTTGGCTACACCCCGATCCAGTCGACGCGCGGCTCGTGGGTCGCTCGGGGGACGTTCACCCGGTACACCAGCGAGGTCGTCGACATGGCCGGCCTGCCCCCGTTCTTCCCGACGGCCTCCGGCTTCGGCAACCTCGGCCGCACTCGTATCGAGGTTGGCAAGCCGATTACCCAGATCATCGGGTTCGATCTCGACGCCAACGGCAACCGGGCAGCGGCGCTCTCGCAGCTCGGCAACAGCGCCCCCGACTTCCGGGTCGGCCTGGTGAACGACATGAGCTATCGCTCGTTCAACCTGAGCGTGGTGCTGGACTGGCAGCAGGGTGGCAACGTCATCAATCTGACCCGCTACCTGCAGGATGACGGTCGCACCTCGGCCGACTGGGGCACCCCGGCCTGGGCAGCGCGGTACCTGGGCTACCAGCGGGGCGCCATCGTGACCTACATCGAGGACGCCAGCTTCGTCAAACTCCGGGAAGTCTCGCTCGGCGTGGACGTGCCCTCCAGCGTGGTCAACGCGCTGAACGTGGGCATCGACAGAATGCGAGTCAGCCTGAGCGGGCGGAACCTCTGGATGAGCACCAAGTACTCCGGGCTCGACCCCGAGGTGGCCAACTTCGGTGCGGCGGCCATCCGGAACAACCTGGACATCGGTGCGTATCCGCCGACCCGCAGCATCTTCCTCAACATTGCGATGGGGTTCTGA
- a CDS encoding acetamidase/formamidase family protein: MNTVARAPKLLPLAIVLMLGCAQSERGDQSDRRPTTARPVPEAGFTLTADQTHNRWSAAIPPAIRVPSGAVIEAFTQEASAGQLTASSTVEDLARISFDPIHPLTGPVYVEGAEPGDVLAVTLHEIEVGDWGWAAVIPGFGYLAEDAEFANRSWYRTFTLGPSATTARFAPGIEIPIRPFAGVMGVAPATDSMLSTIPPRANGGNMDSRHLVVGTTVYFPVFVPGALFSIGDTHAAQGDGEVSGTGIEAPMRIVYEVRTIKGGRALREPEYETDEYYAVTAHAPTLDQAARQATRYMVDYLEQAHGLPRADAYVLASLAADLRIAAVVDVPHVLVAMHIPKRVLPRR, translated from the coding sequence ATGAACACCGTTGCACGCGCGCCAAAGCTGCTCCCTCTGGCAATAGTACTCATGCTCGGATGCGCACAAAGTGAGCGTGGCGACCAGAGCGACCGACGACCGACCACAGCGCGTCCGGTTCCCGAGGCCGGCTTCACACTGACCGCGGACCAGACCCACAACCGGTGGAGCGCAGCCATTCCCCCGGCAATCCGAGTTCCCTCGGGAGCGGTGATCGAGGCGTTTACGCAGGAAGCTTCGGCAGGGCAGCTCACTGCCTCCTCCACGGTCGAGGACCTGGCCCGGATCAGCTTCGATCCGATTCACCCGCTGACCGGACCGGTCTACGTCGAAGGTGCCGAGCCGGGAGACGTACTGGCCGTGACGCTGCACGAAATCGAAGTCGGCGACTGGGGCTGGGCCGCGGTCATTCCAGGCTTCGGCTACCTGGCAGAGGACGCCGAGTTCGCCAACCGCTCGTGGTATCGCACCTTCACGCTGGGGCCATCGGCCACCACGGCGCGCTTTGCCCCGGGAATCGAGATTCCGATCCGGCCCTTTGCTGGCGTGATGGGGGTGGCGCCGGCCACCGATTCGATGCTATCGACCATTCCGCCCCGCGCCAATGGCGGCAACATGGACAGTCGCCACCTGGTAGTCGGAACGACGGTCTACTTTCCGGTCTTCGTACCTGGGGCGCTCTTTTCCATCGGCGACACCCATGCTGCGCAGGGCGATGGCGAGGTCTCGGGCACGGGCATCGAGGCGCCGATGCGCATCGTCTACGAGGTGCGAACGATCAAAGGGGGACGGGCCCTGCGCGAGCCCGAGTACGAAACGGACGAGTACTATGCCGTGACCGCCCACGCCCCCACGCTCGATCAGGCGGCCCGTCAGGCCACCCGCTACATGGTCGACTATCTGGAGCAGGCTCACGGGCTCCCCCGGGCCGATGCCTACGTGCTTGCTTCGCTCGCGGCCGACTTGCGGATTGCCGCCGTGGTCGACGTACCGCACGTGCTCGTGGCAATGCACATCCCGAAGCGGGTCCTCCCGCGTCGGTAG